The sequence below is a genomic window from Pseudorca crassidens isolate mPseCra1 chromosome 7, mPseCra1.hap1, whole genome shotgun sequence.
cacCACCGCCCCCCCCTGCTGCCCACCCACCTCCAGTTCCTGCTTCAACGGCGGTACCTGCGTGGACGGCATCAACTCGTTTACCTGCCTGTGTCCGCCAGGCTTCACGGGCAGCTACTGTCAGCACGACGTCAATGAGTGCGACTCGCGGCCCTGCCTGCACGGTGGCACCTGCCACGACAGCTACGGCACCTACAAGTGCACCTGCCCGCAGGGCTACACTGGCCTCAACTGCCAGGTGAGTCAGGGCCGCAGGGGTGCCCACCACTCAGCGTCACGGCCGCACCACTGAGTCCCCCTCGCCTCAACTCCAGCTGGCTTCACCACCCTGGGGTACGAGGCTCAGGGGGCGGGGGTGCTCCTGGAGATCTGGGCTGCCAGCCTGGGGCCCAGCCCTGGGCTTAGCTGCCAGATAAGGAGTCAGAGGTGAACTTGAACTCAGGTAGGAGAGGTTTACGGAGCAAGAACGAGGACCACTGATCTGGGGGAAGACAGCTAAAAGCCAGTGTTTCCATAGGAAATACGTAAAGGTATTGAAGGTTTACGTTCATTGAAGATTTTCACATAAAACGTcagttgcgggcttccctggtggcgcagtggttgagagtccgcctgccgatgcaggggacgcgggtttgtgccctggtccgggaagatcccacgtgccgcggagcggctaggcccgtgagccatggctgctgagcctgtgcgtcccgagcctgtgctccgccacgggagaggcccgcgtaccgcaaaaacaaacaaacaaacaaacaagaaaacgtCAGTTGCAAAAGAGctgtttactttttaagaaaaatcttcCTTCAAGAAAAAgcagctgggaattccctggctgtccagtggttaggactccgcactttcactgcaaAGGGCGCGAGTTCagtccccggtcggggaactaagatcccgtaaggtGCGTGGCGTGccgcctcccccccccaaaaaaaggaaagacagctGGTGGTCCGGATTCACCGAGGGCCCAGGACAAGAGAGAGACccgcaccccagcccctggcggtTCCTGAGCAGGGGGGCCCATGGGCCTCGGGGTCAATTTCCATAGGATGGGGTCACGAGCCACCTCGGGTGAGAGGTTCTCTGGCGCATGTGTGTTCCCCTGTCAGGTGGGATGGGCCCCTTGGGAGTTGACGGGTGGGGGCATGTGAGCGAGGCTGCCCACTGCCGTCCCTAGAACCTCGTGCGCTGGTGTGACTCCTCGCCCTGCAAGAATGGCGGCAGGTGCTGGCAGACCAACGCCTTGTACCGCTGCGAGTGCCACAGTGGCTGGACTGGCCTCTACTGCGACGTGCCCAGCGTCTCCTGTGAGGTGGCCGCATGGCAGCAAGGTAACCGGCCGTGTCCCGACCTGGCCCGGGCTTCCCCACAACCACCGGGCGTCTGTCCTCTGAGGTCAGGAGGTTTGCTGTCCGGAGGAGAGCCCAGGCCTCACGCTCCGTCCACCTCGTCCCCTGCAGGCATCAATGTTACCCACCTGTGCCGGAACGGAGGGCTCTGCATGAATGTGGGCAACACGCACCACTGCCACTGCCAGGCGGGCTACACGGGCAGCTACTGCGAGGACCAGGTGGACGAGTGCTCGCCCAGCCCCTGCCAGAACGGGGCCACTTGCACCGACTACCCTGGTGGCTACTCCTGCGAGGTGGGGACCCGTCCCTGGTGAGGGTGCGCGTGTCTGGTATGAGTGTCGGCgagggctgggccctgggctgggagccgGTGCAGCAGGGAAGACCAAGCCCACAGACGTGTACAACTTTCAGTCTTATTAAGGGAGGGCTCGGTAATCAGGAAAGACTGCCTGGAGGAGTTGTCCTCTGCGGGGGGGCACCTGGAAGAGGAAATGGGACGGggtttcccctcccccagatttGCCCCAAGGCCCCCACCTCTATGCTAGGGAACCGGGTCTAACACCCACCTTGGCCAGTAAACTGCAGCTTCCTGGGGCCCTTCCCAGGGTCTCCCTCTGGGTCCGCCAAGTGGGGGGAGCCCCCAGCTTCGCTGGGCAAGAGGGCAGCTCATGGGCCCCGTCAGCCTGCACAGGGAGTGGGGGGCGCACTGAGCCCGGGCCCGCCCCTTCGCTGTCCCCCTGCAGTGCGTGGCTGGCTACCACGGGGTGAACTGCTCCGAGGAGGTCAACGAGTGTCTGTCCCAGCCGTGCCGGAATGGGGGCACCTGCATCGACCTCACCAACACCTACAAATGCTCCTGCCCCCGGGGCACGCAGGGTAGGCAGGGCCACACCCGGGGAGGGAGCGTGCGGGCCGGCGGCCGGCGTCCATTGCCTGGGCGTCCAGGCTCCCTGGTCCTGACCGCTGGCCGAGGGGCGCACCTGTGGGAGGACCTGCCGCACGGGGTTTGACGGTGCCTGGGCCTGCAGGCGTGCACTGCGAGATCAACGTGGACGACTGCAACCCCCCCATCGATCCCGTGTCCCGGGGCCCCAGGTGCTTTAACAACGGCACCTGCGTGGACCAGGTGGGCGGCTACAGCTGCACCTGCCCGCCCGGCTTCGTGGGCGAGCGCTGTGAGGGTGATGTCAACGAGTGCCTGTCCAACCCCTGCGACGCCCGCGGCACCCAGAACTGCGTGCAGCGCGTCAACGCCTTCCATTGCGAGTGCCGCGCCGGCCACACCGGTGGGTGCCGCCGGCCGGGGGCAGGGAGCGGTGCCGGGGTGGGGGTCAGCCCCTCACACCTGCTGTCGTCCACAGGGCGCCGCTGTGAGTCGGTCATCAACGGCTGCAAGGACAGGCCCTGCAAGAACGGGGGCAGCTGTGCCGTGGCCTCCAACACCGCCCGCGGGTTCATCTGCAAATGCCCAGCGGTAGGTACAGCCGGGCAGGTGGTGGGAAGGGCCCTGCGCGGCCAGGAGGGCTCCCTGGTCTGAAGGTGACAGGAGGACGCGCCCGCTTGGCGCACCTGGGATACTGAGGTGGCCAGAGAACCCCGCCTCCCCCCATCCCGCACACGTGCCGGAGGACAATGGGTGGCTTGAGTGTCTGGACCCCAACCTCCTTGTTCCCCTCGAGACCGTGTGCTTTGTGTCAATAAACTTTACGTTTAGAGCACTTTTATAGAAAAATCATGCAGAAGGAGGGTCCCCACGCACCCCTCCCTCTACACACCTAGTTTCCCAGTTGTTGGCAATTTGCCCTCACGTGGAACATTGTTACCACTTGCCACCAGCATTAATACATTGTTAAATGATCAACACTGATACGCCGTTAAGTCAGGTCTGCTCTCCTGTGGTGTTTGGGTCTGACACACGTGTAGTGTCACGTGTCCACTGTTGCAGGGTCACGTGGGTTTGCCGTTGCCCTAAAACTGCCCCACGCTCCCCCATCTGTGCTCCCTCTTCCCTCACTCCCAACCCCTGGGAACCCCCGAGCGTTTTATGTTGACTTTCTTTAAAGGGTCCGGCTGCCCGGGGaaagggggatggggggatgCAGAGGCAAGGTCAGGCCTGGGCGGGTCCCTGGGTGTCTGGGGAGCCGGCCCACCCCGACACCCCCTGTGTGGCCCCCTCCCGGCAGGGCTTCGAGGGTGCCACGTGTGAGAACGACGCACGCAGCTGCGGCAGCCTGCGATGCCTCAACGGCGGCACCTGCATCTCGGGCCCGCGCAGCCCCACCTGCCTGTGCCTGGGCCCCTTCACCGGCCCCGAGTGCCAGTTCCCTGTCAGCAGCCCCTGCATGGGTGGCAACCCCTGCTACAACCAGGGCAGCTGCGAGCCCACGTCCGAGAGCCCATTCTACCGCTGCCTGTGCCCCGCCAAGTTCAACGGGCTCCTGTGCCACATCCTGGACTACAGCTTCGGCGGCGGCGTGGGCCTCGACATCCCCCCGCCGCAGATTGAGGAGGCCTGCGAGCTCCCCGGCTGCCGCGAGGAGGCCGGCAACAAGGTCTGCAGCCTTCAGTGCAACAACCACGCCTGCGGCTGGGACGGCGGCGACTGCTCCCTCAACTTCAACGACCCCTGGCAGAACTGCACTCAGTCCCTGCAGTGCTGGAAGTACTTCAGCAACGGCCGCTGCGACAGCCAGTGCAACTCGGCCGGCTGCCTCTTCGACGGCTTCGACTGCCAGCGTGCAGAAGGCCAGTGCAAGTAAGGCCCACGGGGACGGCCGCTCTGCACCGCGGGGGCCCCGGGGCTCACGGGGCAGCACGAGGGAGCCGTCCGCTCACGGGCCAGGAGAGGGCAAGGGCCGTGGGCGGAGGAAGGACCCCGAGCTCGAGGGCAGGGCGGCGGGAGGGCAGGTGCCGGCCGAGGGTCCCCGGGGGCCCGGCGTGGAGGGAGCCCTGAGCGTGCCTCGTGCCCACAGCCCCCTGTACGACCAGTACTGCAAGGACCACTTCAGGGACGGGCACTGCGACCAGGGCTGCAACAGCGCCGAGTGCGAGTGGGACGGGCTGGACTGCGCGGAGCACGTGCCCGAGCGGCTGGCGGCCGGCACGCTGGTGCTGGTGGTGCTGATGCCGCCTGAGCAGCTGCGCAAccactcgctgcacttcctgcgCGAGCTCAGCCGCCTGCTGCACACGAACGTGGTCTTCAAGCGCGACGCCAGCGGCCAGCAGATGATCTTTCCCTACTACGGCCGCGAGGAGGAGCTGCACAAGCACCCCATCAGACGCTCTGTGGACGGCGGGGCCTCGCTGCTCCCGGGCAGCGGGGGTGAGCGCCGGCGCAGGGAGCTGGACCCCATGGACATCCGCGGGTGAGTGCGCTCCCGCggggcccccccgccccccgagcGTCAGCGCTCTTCCCACTACGTGGTGAAAGAGGCCCAGGACTTATGGGGCCTGTGAGGGGTGAGGGGCGGAGACAGCGTTCCCCCGGGGGCTCTTCACCCCATGGCCCAGGCCCTGGAGCCTGGGGTCAGCTCCAGGGGAGGATCAGCTTCTTGACATCTCTTCCCTTCCAAGATGAGGAACAGGGATGCTCGTGGCACTCAAGGGAGCCccggggccggggtggggcgggagcTCTCAGAGGAGTGTCTGTGACCAGCAGCCATGCGTGCCCTGCTGGGGCTGACATGGGCCGGCAGGGGCGCCGGCCACCTCCAGGGTTGTTCCTGTCCAGACCCAGCTCCCCGCCGCCCCAGGCTGCCCCCTTGGGTTCTGGGAGTGCCTCTGCCCCCGCCCATCAGGGTGAGGCCACAGGGGCCAGAGCTGGTCCCTGGAAGCAGTGGGCTGGGTGGGCGCAGGGAGGAGGCTGGCGTCCGAGCCCCCCGACCCCGGTGCGCCCCCAGGTCCATCGTCTACCTGGAGATCGACAACCGGCAGTGCGTCCAGTCGTCCTCGCAGTGCTTCCAGAGCGCCACGGACGTGGCCGCCTTCCTGGGCGCGCTCGCCTCGCTGGGCAGCCTCAATATCCCCTACAAGATCGAGGCCGTGCAGAGTGAGTGGCCCGCCCTGCTCGCCCAGCCACACTCCCTCGGGAGCTTTTGCGTGTACTGGGAGGGGTCCGCCGGGGAGGGGCTGTCTCCCAGTTCCCCTCCCAGGTGCTCACGTTCTTCGTGCCATTTGCCACCCACGGGGGTGTCACGCCATCCAGAGTTTCGGGAGTGTCTGCTGGCGTTTTCCGCCCCGCACGCTCTCCCTCCCCACAGTGACAGCTGTCAGCGAGGCTGGCCCAGGGGAACCAGCACATCCCAGAAAGTGGGAGCCTTTTTCTcgccccaccccttcctcctgatttttctttgttgggtattatttcaaaatcattacaggtttttttttaaaaaaaaaggagagagagagaaaagaattgaTCGGTGTCATGTGAAGTGTTGAAGTTTGTATCTCGAAAATCCCCCTAAATCCTTTGTCTTAACAGCTCAATGCAAGTGCAGTGATTTGAAGTTGGCTAATCCTTCTcccttaaaggagaaaaaagtaaaagccGTCTCCAGATAGCCGGCTGGTGCAGGAGAGAATTTAGCGATAGTTTGCAATTCTGATTAATCGCGTAGAAAATGACCTTATTTTGGGGGGCGGGATGGAGGAGAGTAGGCGAGGAGGCGCCCGGCCGCGGAGCCAGTGCGCTGCCCCCGGCCGCCAGCCTGCCTGGTAGCTCAGCCTGATGCCCGCAGGTGAGACGGTGGAGCCGCCCCCGCCCGCGCCGCTGCACTTCATGTACGTGGCCGTGGTGGCCTTCGTGCTGCTCTTCTTTGTGGGCTGCGGGGTGCTGCTGTCGCGGAAGCGCCGGCGGCAGCATGGCCAGCTCTGGTTCCCCGAGGGCTTCAAGGTGTCGGAGGCCAGCAAGAAGAAGCGGCGGGAGCCCCTCGGCGAGGACTCCGTGGGCCTCAAGTTAGTGGACGTGGCCGCGGCATCTGGGGGACTTGGCGGGAGGCGGGGCCGCCCCCTGTGGACCCACGGGCCCCACCTCGGATGCCAGGCGCGGGCGGGGCCCCGGGGGTCTCCCGGGAGCCCCGCTCAGtcccgcctccccaccccctcacccccaggcccCTGAAGAACGCCTCGGACGGCGCCCTCGTGGACGACAACCAGAGCGAGTGGGGCGACGAGGGCCTGGAAGCCAAGAAGTTCCGGGTGAGTTGGTGCCCCAGGGCCCTAGCCCCCGCCCTTCCCCCCTCCCGGCCCCTTTGGACGTGGCCCTCCGTTCGACCCTGTTCCTTAGTTCGAGGAGCCCGTGGTCCTTCCTGACCTGGATGACCAGACAGACCACCGGCAGTGGACCCAGCAGCACCTGGACGCGGCTGACCTCCGCGTGTCCGCCATGGCCCCCACGCCGCCCCAGGGCGAGGCCGACACCGACTGCATGGACGTCAATGTCCGCGGGCCGGGTAGGTGCCGCCGGCCCCCCGCACCACCCTCCGGGGCTCCACCCTGGGGCACCTAGCCGCTGCGGGCAGCCTGCTCTTGCCTGACCTCGTGACCcgcctgcccccctcccctgaaCCCTCGGGGTCAGTACCTGGAAGCTCAGCTTGGGGGGATGAGACCTGGGAGGCGGTGGGGACCCTGGGGAGTCGCTCAGCCTCCTCGCCGGCTCCCCGCTCGGGGCGACGGTCTCAAAACTCACTCTGCCCTCCGAGTTCATTTCTTGATCCGAAACGCTTCTTTTGAGACATCCAAGGTGTTGGTTTCCTAACCACCCATTTCTTACGTGGTCTCTCTCCTGGGTGGGCTGTTGGTGAAGGTCTCGGGCAGGTCCGGAGGCAGAGCGGCGGGCGTCTCTGTCGCCCACCAGCCCGTTGGAGCTGGACTTGCCTCTGCCCTCGGGGAGCTTGCATGGGCTGCGTTGGCCCCAGGCAGGATGGCCTCCGTGGGCCGCGCGTCCGCAGTCCCCGAGCGGCTGCTGGGGGCCGGCCTTCCTGAccaggccccgcccctgccccgcccctgtCCCGCCCCTGCAGACGGCTTCACGCCCCTCATGATAGCCTCCTGCAGCGGAGGGGGCCTAGAGACGGGCAAgagcgaggaggaggaggacgcaCCCGCCGTCATCTCGGACTTCATCTACCAGGGCGCCAGCCTGCACAGCCAGACGGACCGCACCGGCGAGACCGCCCTGCACCTGGCTGCCCGCTACTCGCGCTCCGACGCGGCCAAGCGCCTGCTGGAGGCCGGCGCTGACGCCAACATCCAAGACAACATGGGACGCACCCCGCTGCACGCGGCCGTGGCTGCCGACGCGCAGGGTGTCTTTCAGGTGGGCAGCCGTGCCCGCGCCCTTCTGCTAGCTTGCGCCCGCCTTCCCTCCTCGTGGCCGGGCCCCGGAGCCCTCATTCCAAGCGTGGCCAGAGCAGGGGCAGCTGGCGTCTCCCCCGCTTCCCCACCTCGAGCCTTTGCACCCTGAAGGGGGCCCGAGGCCGGGGAGGGCATCAAAGCCCCGTGTCGTCCTCGCGGGGGGGCCCGGCTAGCCGCGGTCTAGCAGGAGGCCGTGGGGACCCGCAGGAAGCAGGGCCTCCTCGCCTTCACCCAAGACAGGCTCCGTCCCCTGCGTCTGCCCCTCCCGCCTGGGCTGGAGGCGTTGCCTCTGGTGGTGGGGAGAAGGGCTAGAGGCTGCTGTTTGCTGCCTGCAAACCGGGGGCTCGGGACCGGGGTGGATTAGGGACTTGGGTACCTGGGCCTCTGGGGAGTGTCCCTGGCACAGGGTGCTTTGAAAGCCGCCGGCCGGTCCCCCTGCCGCAGACCAACCAGGCCCTGGGCCGTGGTGCTCTGCACAGACGGGCAGGTAAACAGGGCGCAGACCGGGGTTTTAATTTAGTAATTTTTGACGTGCTGTCTTTCTACGGAAGTAAGAGATCAAGGACGATTTAAATGAGCTCCTGGAGGCAGGCCCTGGCGAGTTCGCTCTGGCAGCCTCTCTGGCGCTTAGAGACATAAATTCCCATGGGCGCTTGTTTCACAGGAGCTAGGCCCGCCCCGCGCACGGCGTGGTCCCCAGCTCCGTTAACCCACCAGCAAACAGTGACCGTCCTTCTCGCGGGTGCTCTGGCCCCGGCCCCTCTAGCGGCGGCCGGTGGCTCCCCCATGCCCCAACTCCATGGGGCCACTTAGACCCCAGGAGGGGCTGCTTCCACGTCAGGGATCGGATCCCAAGCATTTGTCCCAGGTGGGCGCCTGGCGCTCACACTGGCCGAGCCTGAGACCCTCCCTGTCGCCTAGATCCTCATCCGGAACCGAGCCACGGACCTGGACGCCCGCATGCACGACGGCACCACGCCACTGATCCTGGCCGCCCGCCTGGCCGTCGAGGGCATGTTGGAGGACCTCATCAACTCCCACGCCGACGTCAACGCCGTGGACGACCTGGGTGAGCCGGCTGCGCCCGGCCCGCGGGGGTGCCCGCGTTCACCTGCTGCTCCCTAACCCGCCCTCTGCTTCCCCTCGCAGGCAAGTCCGCCCTGCACTGGGCCGCCGCGGTGAACAACGTGGAGGCGGCCGTCGTGCTCCTGAAGAACGGGGCCAACAAGGACATGCAGAGCAACAAGGTGCGCCGGCTGGCGGGTCACGGCCCCGACGCCACTCTCTTCCGACGGGGGCCCCAAGCCAGTGACTTCAGCTCCTGGGCCTCAGCTCCCTAACCTGTAAAGTCCCAGGAGGACCCCCTGGCGCACAGATGGGGACCCCTCAGCGAGTGCCTGTGTGTCgttggctctccctccctccttcctgccgtAGTTACGGGTCCCCTCGCAAGCGCAGGGCGTGCGTTCCCCGCTAGCGAGTAACCGGCTGCCGCTCTCCGCTCTCTGTCACTGTGACCTGGACCTCAGCCCTGTCCTTGGCTGTccctgggcggggtggggggacgcACATGGTACACGCTGAGTCAAGAGGCTGGTGGGCGTGGGGGGCTCTGCGCCTGGGCCGCCCCGTCTCCCTCAGCGTTGCCACAGTCTGTGCCGCCCCGTCTCCCTCAGCGTTGCCACAGTCTGGGCCGCCCCCCGTCTCCCTCAGCGTTGTTGCCACAGTCTGTGCCGCCTCGTCTCCCTCAGCGTTGCCACAGTCTGGGCCACCCCGTCTCCCTCAGCGTTGCCACAGTCTGGGCCCCGAGGCCAAGGAGGcgctttccttcctccccagcccccagcccagtcTGACCCCACGTCTCCGGAACTTGTCGCTGGGCTCCTCTGTGTGTCCAGCCCCACCCCATACTTCACTGACCCCTGGTTGCATTTCAGActgtcctgggggaggggcacagggggCAGTGTTGGGCCCAGGAGCTCCTGAGTCCGCGGTGGGGCGGAGACGTGATCCAACCTCCCGTTGGGGAGACTCAGCCTCGGAGACGGAGGGGCTGGCCGAAGGGACTGCCGTGGCGTGGCGGCGGCCGTGGCCGAGGCCTGCGTGTACCAGGCCGGCACCATCAGGCCTCACCCCACACGCGCACAGCAGCCTCGGGGGCACATGCGGCATGTCCGCCGTACAGATGAGAAAGCCAAGACCCAGGGACAGAGCTAAGATGTCAGGGTCCCTGGGGGACCGCGTGGTGCCCACGGATGCGCTTTAGACATCCCCAAGCCCCTGAAATTGTGGCAGGGTTTGCGTCTGTGCAGGTTTGGAGGGAGGACGGGCCACAATCTGTTAGATTTCCTGCGGGGCCCATGACCCCCGGAAGGGTGAAGCTTTACTGATTTAGAGTTTAGGATCCCACAGACCGCCTCTGGGTGGGTCTCAGAAGATGTATTTAAGGCCTTTTTTGTTAACACTTAACAGGCCAGTTAAAGGTAGCATGCTGGGGAGGGTCGAGATGAGCTGCCCCCCCGCCCCGTGTCCGGGAGGAGGGGCCAGACCGCCGGTCCCTCTGGTGACAGGTGACCTCCTCACCTGCCCCCGTCCATTCCCCCAGGAGGAGACGCCTTTGTTCCTGGCCGCCCGGGAGGGCAGCTACGAGACGGCCAAGGTGCTGCTGGACCATTTCGCCAACCGGGACATCACGGACCACATGGACCGCCTGCCCCGCGACATCGCGCAGGAGCGCATGCACCACGACATCGTGCGGCTACTGGACGAGTACAGCCTGGTGCGCAGCCCCCCGCTGCACGGCGCGCCCACCCTGTCGCCCCCGCTCTGCTCTCCCAGCGGCTACCTGGGCAACCTCAAGCCCGCCGTGCAGGGCAAGAAGGCCCGCAAGCCCAGCACCAAGGGCCTGGCCTGCGGCGGCAAGGAGCCCAAGGACCTCAGGGCGCGGAGGAAGAAGTCCCAGGACGGCAGGGGCTGCTTGCTGGACAGCTCGAGCGCGCTGTCGCCCGTGGACTCCCTGGAGTCCCCCCACGGCTACCTGTCGGATGTGGCCTCCccgcccctcctgccctcccctttCCAGCAGTCTCCCTCTATGCCCCTCAACCACCTGCCCGGGATGCCCGAGGCCCACCTGGGCGTCAGCCACCTGAGCGTGGCGGCCAAGCCCGAGATGGCGGCGCTGAGTGGGGGTGGCCGGCTGGCCTTCGAGGCGGGGCCGCCACGCCTCTCCCACCTTCCCGTGGCTTCCGGCACCAGCACGGTCCTGGGTGCTGGTGGCAGCGGGAGCTGCGGTGGGGCCGTGAATTTCACCGTGGGTGGGGCCGCAGGCTTGAACGGCCAGTGCGAGTGGCTGTCCCGGCTGCAGAATGGCCTGGTGCCGAACCAGTACAACCCGCTGCGAGGGAGCGTGGCGCCGGGCACCCTGAGCACGCAGGCCCCCGCCCTCCAGCACGGCATGGTGGGCCCGCTGCACGGCGGCCTGTCGGCCACCGCCCTGTCCCAGATGATGAGCTACCAGGCGCTGCCCAGCGCGCGGCTGGCCGCCCAGCCTCACCTGGTGCAGCCTCAGCCGCAACAGCAGAACTTACAGATGCAGCCGCCGAACATGCAGCCGCAGGCACCGCAGCCGCACCTCGGCGTGGGCTCGGCCACCAGCGGCCACATGGCCCGGAGCTTCCTGGCGGGGGAGCTGAGCCAGGCGGACGTGCAGCCCCTGGGCCCCGGCAGCCTGGCGGCGCACACCGTCTTGCCGCAGGACAGCCAGGTCCTGCCCACGTCGCTGCCGGCCGCGCTGGCCCCGCCCATGACCACCGCCCAGTTCCTGACGCCCCCCTCCCAGCACAGCTACTCC
It includes:
- the NOTCH1 gene encoding neurogenic locus notch homolog protein 1 isoform X1, whose protein sequence is MPPLLAPLLCLALLPALAARGLRCSQPSETCLNGGKCEVFPNGTEACVCSGAFAGQRCQAPNPCLSAPCKNGGTCHTVERDGLVDYACRCRLGLSGPLCLTPRDHACLASPCLNGGTCDLLTLTEYKCLCPPGWSGKTCQQADPCASNPCANGGQCLPFEASYICGCPPGFHGPTCRQDVNECSQNPGLCHHGGTCHNEVGSYRCACRATHTGPHCELPYVPCSPSPCQNGGTCRPTGDTAHECACLPGFTGQNCEANIDDCPGNNCKNGGACVDGVNTYNCRCPPEWTGQHCTEDVDECQLMPNACQNGGTCHNAHGGYNCVCVNGWTGEDCSENIDDCASASCFHGATCHDRVASFYCECPHGRTGLLCHLNDACISNPCNEGSNCDTNPVNGKAICTCPSGYTGPACSQDVDECSLGANPCEHAGKCINTLGSFECQCLQGYTGPRCEIDVNECVSNPCQNDATCLDQIGEFQCICMPGYEGVHCEVNTDECASSPCLQNGRCLDKINEFVCECPTGFTGHLCQYDVDECASTPCRNGAKCLDGPNTYTCVCTEGYTGPHCEVDIDECDPDPCHYGSCKDGVATFTCLCRPGYTGHHCETNINECHSQPCRHGGTCQDRDNAYLCFCLKGTTGPNCEINLDDCASNPCDSGTCLDKIDGYECVCEPGYTGSVCHINIDECADNPCHNGGTCEDGVNGFTCRCPEGYHDPTCLSEVNECSSNPCIHGACRDSLNGYKCDCDPGWSGANCDINNNECESNPCVNGGTCKDMTSGYVCACREGFSGPNCQTNINECASNPCLNQGTCIDDVAGYKCNCLLPYAGATCEVVLAPCAPGPCRNGGECKESKDYESFSCACPVGWQGQTCEIDINECVKSPCRAGASCQNTNGGYRCHCQAGYTGRNCETDVDDCRPNPCHNGGSCTDGINTAFCDCLPGFQGAFCEEDINECASNPCRNGANCTDCVDSYTCTCPAGFSGIHCENNTPDCTESSCFNGGTCVDGINSFTCLCPPGFTGSYCQHDVNECDSRPCLHGGTCHDSYGTYKCTCPQGYTGLNCQNLVRWCDSSPCKNGGRCWQTNALYRCECHSGWTGLYCDVPSVSCEVAAWQQGINVTHLCRNGGLCMNVGNTHHCHCQAGYTGSYCEDQVDECSPSPCQNGATCTDYPGGYSCECVAGYHGVNCSEEVNECLSQPCRNGGTCIDLTNTYKCSCPRGTQGVHCEINVDDCNPPIDPVSRGPRCFNNGTCVDQVGGYSCTCPPGFVGERCEGDVNECLSNPCDARGTQNCVQRVNAFHCECRAGHTGRRCESVINGCKDRPCKNGGSCAVASNTARGFICKCPAGFEGATCENDARSCGSLRCLNGGTCISGPRSPTCLCLGPFTGPECQFPVSSPCMGGNPCYNQGSCEPTSESPFYRCLCPAKFNGLLCHILDYSFGGGVGLDIPPPQIEEACELPGCREEAGNKVCSLQCNNHACGWDGGDCSLNFNDPWQNCTQSLQCWKYFSNGRCDSQCNSAGCLFDGFDCQRAEGQCNPLYDQYCKDHFRDGHCDQGCNSAECEWDGLDCAEHVPERLAAGTLVLVVLMPPEQLRNHSLHFLRELSRLLHTNVVFKRDASGQQMIFPYYGREEELHKHPIRRSVDGGASLLPGSGGERRRRELDPMDIRGSIVYLEIDNRQCVQSSSQCFQSATDVAAFLGALASLGSLNIPYKIEAVQSETVEPPPPAPLHFMYVAVVAFVLLFFVGCGVLLSRKRRRQHGQLWFPEGFKVSEASKKKRREPLGEDSVGLKPLKNASDGALVDDNQSEWGDEGLEAKKFRFEEPVVLPDLDDQTDHRQWTQQHLDAADLRVSAMAPTPPQGEADTDCMDVNVRGPDGFTPLMIASCSGGGLETGKSEEEEDAPAVISDFIYQGASLHSQTDRTGETALHLAARYSRSDAAKRLLEAGADANIQDNMGRTPLHAAVAADAQGVFQILIRNRATDLDARMHDGTTPLILAARLAVEGMLEDLINSHADVNAVDDLGKSALHWAAAVNNVEAAVVLLKNGANKDMQSNKEETPLFLAAREGSYETAKVLLDHFANRDITDHMDRLPRDIAQERMHHDIVRLLDEYSLVRSPPLHGAPTLSPPLCSPSGYLGNLKPAVQGKKARKPSTKGLACGGKEPKDLRARRKKSQDGRGCLLDSSSALSPVDSLESPHGYLSDVASPPLLPSPFQQSPSMPLNHLPGMPEAHLGVSHLSVAAKPEMAALSGGGRLAFEAGPPRLSHLPVASGTSTVLGAGGSGSCGGAVNFTVGGAAGLNGQCEWLSRLQNGLVPNQYNPLRGSVAPGTLSTQAPALQHGMVGPLHGGLSATALSQMMSYQALPSARLAAQPHLVQPQPQQQNLQMQPPNMQPQAPQPHLGVGSATSGHMARSFLAGELSQADVQPLGPGSLAAHTVLPQDSQVLPTSLPAALAPPMTTAQFLTPPSQHSYSSPVDNTPSHQLQVPEHPFLTPSPESPDQWSSSSPHSNISDWSEGISSPPTSVPSQIAHVPEAFK